From one Thermus neutrinimicus genomic stretch:
- the gatB gene encoding Asp-tRNA(Asn)/Glu-tRNA(Gln) amidotransferase subunit GatB has protein sequence MYEAAIGLEVHLHLKTRTKAFCGCEADYFGAPPNTHTCPVCLGLPGSLPVPNKKAVEFGLRLALALGSRVPERLVFHRKNYFYPDLPKNYQISQYDLPLGQGGSLPLGERSVGIKRLHLEEDAGKSLHLEDRTLLDLNRAGSPLIELVTEPDLRSPEEARLFLQRIQALVQTLGISEASPEEGKMRADVNVSVRRVGEPLGTKVEIKNLNSFKSVQRALEYEIRRQTEILRRGERVKQATMGFEEGSGKTYPMRTKEEEADYRYFPEPDIPPVPISREWLEAIRQDLPELPWEKERRYQALGIKAQDAEVLAYTPSLARFLDQALSLGQASPQALANWLLADVAGLLNERGLALEQTRLSPEGLARLVALFERGEITSRVAKGLLPEVLEGLDPEALVRERGLRVVADEGALRAVVTEVIAAMPEAAESVRQGKLKALDALLGQVMRRTQGQARPDLVRRLLLEALGVG, from the coding sequence ATGTACGAGGCGGCCATTGGCCTCGAGGTCCACCTGCACCTAAAGACCCGGACCAAGGCCTTCTGCGGCTGTGAGGCCGACTATTTCGGCGCTCCCCCCAACACCCACACCTGCCCCGTCTGCCTGGGGCTACCCGGAAGCCTCCCCGTGCCCAACAAGAAGGCGGTGGAGTTTGGCCTCAGGCTCGCCCTGGCCCTGGGAAGCCGGGTTCCGGAAAGGCTGGTCTTCCATCGCAAGAACTACTTCTACCCCGACTTGCCCAAGAACTACCAGATCAGCCAGTACGACCTCCCCCTGGGCCAAGGGGGTAGCCTGCCCTTGGGGGAAAGGAGCGTGGGCATCAAGCGCCTCCACCTGGAGGAGGATGCCGGGAAAAGCCTCCACCTGGAGGACCGCACCCTTTTGGACCTGAACCGGGCGGGAAGCCCCCTGATCGAGCTCGTCACCGAACCCGACCTCAGAAGCCCCGAGGAAGCCCGGCTTTTCCTGCAGCGTATCCAGGCCCTGGTCCAGACCCTGGGCATCTCCGAGGCCAGCCCCGAGGAAGGGAAAATGCGGGCCGACGTGAACGTTTCCGTGCGCCGGGTAGGGGAGCCCTTAGGTACCAAGGTGGAGATCAAAAACCTCAACTCCTTTAAGAGCGTGCAACGGGCCCTGGAGTACGAGATCCGCCGCCAGACCGAGATCCTAAGGCGGGGGGAGAGGGTCAAGCAGGCCACCATGGGCTTTGAGGAGGGTAGCGGCAAGACCTACCCCATGCGCACCAAGGAGGAGGAGGCGGACTACCGCTACTTCCCCGAGCCCGACATCCCCCCGGTGCCCATCTCCCGGGAGTGGCTCGAGGCCATCCGGCAGGACCTCCCCGAACTCCCCTGGGAAAAGGAACGGCGCTACCAGGCCCTGGGGATCAAGGCCCAAGACGCCGAGGTCCTGGCCTACACCCCCTCCCTGGCCCGCTTCCTGGACCAAGCCCTAAGCCTGGGCCAGGCCTCCCCCCAGGCCCTGGCCAACTGGCTTTTGGCAGACGTGGCCGGGCTCTTGAACGAGCGGGGGCTTGCCCTGGAGCAAACCCGCCTCTCCCCGGAAGGCCTTGCCCGGCTGGTGGCCCTCTTCGAGCGGGGGGAGATCACCAGCCGGGTGGCCAAGGGGCTTCTGCCGGAGGTCCTGGAGGGCCTGGACCCCGAGGCCCTGGTGCGGGAACGGGGCCTAAGGGTGGTGGCGGACGAGGGGGCCTTGAGGGCCGTGGTGACCGAGGTGATCGCCGCCATGCCCGAGGCGGCGGAAAGCGTGCGCCAGGGAAAGCTCAAGGCCCTGGACGCCCTCTTGGGCCAGGTGATGCGAAGGACCCAGGGCCAGGCAAGGCCTGACCTGGTGCGAAGGCTTCTCCTCGAGGCCCTTGGGGTAGGATGA
- a CDS encoding type IV pilus twitching motility protein PilT, with protein MAKTPDIVDLLTLAAERGASDLVITVGLPPMIKVDGEFHPTEYEPLSPQDTRRLMYALMDEKQQRIFEEEKELDFSFSLPGKGRFRVNVFLQRGSVGGVLRVVPATIKSFEELGLPKNIADIALSPRGLVLVTGPTGSGKSTTLASMIDYINERKPVHIVTIEDPIEFFHKHKKAIVNQREIGSDTHGFHKALRSVLRQAPDVILVGEMRDYETIAAAITAAETGHLVMGTLHTNSAPETIDRIIDVFPENQQEQVRVQLSNNLVAVLTQQLLPKAFGGGRVLAYELMIATPAVRALIREGKSHQLRSVIQTGGQYGMMTMDACLADLYRRKLITYEMGLSRAVDPKEFMRLAGVQEGKGRP; from the coding sequence CGTGGGCCTCCCCCCCATGATCAAGGTGGACGGGGAGTTCCACCCCACGGAGTACGAACCCCTCTCCCCCCAGGACACCCGCCGGCTGATGTACGCCCTCATGGACGAGAAGCAGCAGCGGATCTTTGAGGAGGAGAAGGAGCTGGACTTCTCCTTCAGCCTCCCGGGAAAGGGGCGCTTCCGGGTCAACGTCTTCCTGCAACGGGGAAGCGTGGGGGGGGTCTTAAGGGTGGTGCCCGCCACCATCAAGAGCTTCGAGGAGCTGGGCCTACCCAAGAACATCGCCGATATCGCCCTAAGCCCCAGGGGCCTGGTCCTGGTCACGGGGCCCACCGGGTCGGGGAAGAGCACCACCCTGGCCTCCATGATCGACTACATCAACGAGCGCAAGCCCGTGCACATCGTCACCATCGAGGACCCCATAGAGTTTTTCCATAAGCACAAGAAGGCCATCGTCAACCAACGGGAGATCGGCTCCGATACCCACGGTTTCCACAAGGCGTTAAGGAGCGTCCTCCGCCAGGCCCCAGACGTGATCCTGGTGGGGGAGATGCGGGACTACGAGACCATCGCCGCCGCCATCACCGCCGCGGAGACCGGCCACCTGGTCATGGGCACCCTGCACACCAACTCCGCCCCGGAAACCATTGACCGCATCATCGACGTCTTCCCGGAAAACCAGCAGGAGCAGGTACGGGTGCAGCTTTCCAACAACCTGGTGGCGGTGCTCACCCAGCAGCTTTTGCCCAAGGCCTTCGGGGGGGGAAGGGTCTTGGCCTACGAGCTCATGATCGCCACCCCGGCGGTGAGGGCTTTGATCCGGGAAGGGAAAAGCCACCAGCTCCGGAGCGTGATCCAGACCGGGGGCCAGTACGGGATGATGACCATGGATGCCTGCCTGGCGGATCTCTACCGGCGCAAGCTCATCACCTACGAGATGGGCTTGAGCAGGGCGGTGGACCCCAAGGAGTTCATGCGCCTGGCTGGGGTGCAGGAGGGGAAGGGGCGCCCTTAG